CCTGCCCGGAACTCAAACCTGACTCAGGAAGAACTGAACGCCATTGCCTATGGCATTCTGCCGAAAGAACAATTCTCTGTACTGGCTGAATTTCTGGATGGGGAGTCCTTCGATAAAAAAGCAGCTCTCTGGGAATATTACGCAAAATCCTCGCGGATATTCTCACTCTATCTCAGACCTATTTTCCTCACCGTTACGTTCGAGTACTTCAGGGAAAGTATTCATATCAGTAGCTTAATGGATGTATTGAAATCACATTACGCGAGTGGCAAGAGTCCGTCAAAGTTGGAAATTTGTGATGATCTGGGGTTAACCGTACCAAAAAGCATGGTGCGATATCTGAAACGGAAACCCACAGATACGCACCTGGACCCGTATCTGTTTGAGTTTTATGTGTACCAGAAGATCTATCACGAAATTGACAGGGGCAGGCTGTATTGCAATGACAGTGTGTCCTACTGTGATATCAATACCGACCTGATCGACGATTCTTTAGTAGACGACGCGGAAGCAATTGCTGCAGAGTTTGGCTATCCCAAGATTCCCATCTATTGTGATCAGCGCCTTGACGAGGCTCTTCAAGAACTCAATGACGCTTGGATACGTACGACAGACAATATTCAGGAGAATAAAAATCCAGGATTTAATATCCGAAAAACCCGGACAGGGCAACAACGCTGGAGCTTACTTTATGATAGTTCAGAGAAGCTGGACGATGCCTTCTTTAAAAGCCTGCCTAAAGCTGAAATAGCCAATATCGTAATGTTTATTGGTGACCGAATCGGCATGTGGGATAGCTTTACCCACATGAAGGACCGCTACACCAAACGGAAAAACCCTTTACCACTGGTGATAAACGCTTGCTTGCTTTCAGAAGCCTTTGGGTTTGGCGCTCTTAAAATGGCTGATATGTCGGATCTCGAATTGAACCAGTTACGCTCGATACGGGAGGATTTTGTTCGTGTTGATACCTTGTGTGCAGCAAATGATATTGTCAGCAACCATATTCACTCGCTGCCGATCTTTAGACAGTGGGAGGGTGTGCTGCCTAATTAATGTACTGGAGGAAGGTTGTGTGTGACAGGGAATCCGTAACGGCTCATTTTTGACCAAAATGCATTCCAGGATCCGGATGTGCAAACCAGTGCCCTTAACGTCAGCAACATCGATGCTCCCTGCTCCTTCCAGCGCATTCCTGAACGGCACATTCTCTGTTTCACCAATGTTTTACAGCCTGCTTCAGTCACTCCCGAACCTATCGGCAAGTTCTGCTCTCTCGCTTGCGGATAAATCATCTGATGCCAATGATTTTTGAAATACGTTCTGGCACTGATTAACTTTTCCAGAGACGCAGTACGGTTGTTGCCTGGCTTTGCACTATCAAGCTCTTCCTGAAGTCTTTTGGCTGCACCCTTTTCATGTTTCAAGTCGTGTAGTTTCTGCTTCAACCATGCATGCCTCTCCTGTGATGCTTTTTTGCCGGGATAAAGAGCCTCAGCAGCCCCGGCAACATATTCAGAGACATGGTAAAAGTCCAGCACCTGCACGGTTGTAAAGGGCTCTAAAAAAGTCCAGTTATCCGCTGCTCCGTCAGCAATTCCCACATAAACTGCATCAGGATATCGCGCTTTAACCTTGTTGATTTCTCTTGAAAATCTGCTTTTAAAGGTTCCCTTGCCGTATTCTGGTGCCTCTGCACAATAGATGGTATGGAGCCGCTCCCCTTCGTCATCATAAAGGCTTATCGTGCCACACATGGCTTCACGATAGCCTTCGTAATAAAGAAGGTTGGCTCCATCAAGGCCGATGCCTATTGTTTTTACTGCCTTAGGCAAATCGGGTATGTCGTATGCCCATTTTTCTTCTTTTGCCTGAGCGATGCTTGCTACGACATCAGCCAGATCTCTAAGCGTCGAACGACTACTCTTGCGGCCATGGTTTTGTAGTAAGTCTTCTTCTACCTGGGGAGCAGCCATTTGTGCATATTTCCAACTGACGAGCCGGGCAAAAGCAGGAGTCGAGTTGACAATGATTCGCGCATTCTGATCCAGGGGACAAAAGGTTTCACCACCCTGACTGCTTTGATATACATAGCGTGCCAACTTAGCGGAACCCCATGAAGTTTCATACACTTTGGGTTCTTTTTTGTGCTTGCTGCTCATGGTAATCCCGCCTACTTTTATAGGCGAACCATCGGTGTCCATGGCTTCAAGCTGTTTTTCTACCCCAAGCACGCCTGCTTCGTTGAGGCTACCCTGAAGAGCAGTCTCAAAGTCAAGCATTGAGTCACCATGCTGGATGGTAATCAGGATCTGCGTTTCGTTGTTTTCTGAAGAGATAACTTGAGCGGGCATATGGTGAAGGCTGTAAGATTTTCAATATCTTAAAATAGACAGAAAATGTTGTTTCTTCCTACATTAATTACCGCTTACACCCAATATAAGTGTTCATAAGATATAAAGGCCAGTGAGAATCGTTAGCGTTCGCAACGCTACCACTATCGTTGACTTAAAGCAAAAAAGATCGGAAAGTCGCTATATCTCTACGGTGATTGCTAGCCTTGCGATCTGTTTTTGGTATGCTCCGCAGAATGAAGAAGTACATAGGTCAGGCTTTAAAACTTCTTCGATGGGTGATACTAAGGCACCACTTTCCTGGTCGCATCCGGCTTACATACAAATCAGGAATCTTTCCTCAGTTGCTCAGTTATAAGTCAACTGATGTTGAGAAGATTCTGGCGAATATGCCTGCATTTAAAAACTATAAAATTAAAAACTCAACCAACAGCATTGTCATTGAATATGATGCGTCGGTCATCAGGCCGGAGTGGATTAATGCGATGTTTTCTGAATCGGACACAGAAGCAAAAAAGGCTTGTTATGAGGTTGCCCGGCAACTGAAATCAGAAGGGTTAAGCAATGAGTAATGACTCAAAATATAAGCAGGACAAAACTCCTCATTGGCATAATGAGCAACCTCCTCCTTGTATGGGCTGCCAACATTCTGGTCATGAGCGTTACGCTGATGAATATATGCGACATGCGCCACCCCCGCCTTATTTTGGGCATCCTTATTATCAGTACCCACATCCGGGCATGATGCCTCCTTCTCCATATCCTTCTGAGGCACAGTCACAGCAGAAGCCACAACAACAAGCAGCCAGCCCCCTGACTGATCAGGCGCAAAGCATGGTTGAAGGTGCTTTGGGCGAAGACGCGGGTATTTTTTTAAAGAACTGCTTGGCACCCTTGGCATGGATGATAGAGAGTTCTGGAAAGGGGCTGTGATTGGAGCCGCGGCAACGCTATTGCTCAGTAATAACAATATCCGTGACAAATTACCTGACCTTCTGTCGGGCATTGATAGTATGACGCAAAGGCGTTCTTCTGACGCGGAAGGTGCCTCTGAAAACGACAGTGATGACTGATGTATTCAGCTTAATAAGTTTATAAAGCCTGAACACCGATCGTGTATCAAACTGGAGAATAAAAATGAATGATAACCGTTTTTGGCAAGGCGCAATGGTAGGGGCTGCGGCTGCATTTTTACTCAGTAATGAAAAAGTGCGTAGCAAGTTGTCAGACCTGATCTCCGGTACGGGTGGTATGGTAAAAAGCGGCAGTTCAGTTGTTAAACAGACTGCGAGTCAGACTGCAGAGGCTGTCAAAGAAAATGTTGCTACCGGCGGTGAAATTTTCCGCGATACCTATGCAGCCGGTAAACAGGGTTTTCAGGAATCGGTTGAACGACACAGTCAGATGAAGGATGAGTTTGATAAAGGTAACGAAGAAGGGCTGATACCCACTCAGGAGAAACCTGCTCAGACTGAGTAATGCTGATGAGTAATTCAAACAAGAAGCTAACCCGAATATTTCATAAAAGGAGGCAAGTTCCGCCCAATCACTTGATATAATTGGGTCGACCAAAAGAAAGCTTCGGAAGAAGCAAACCGGAACTTGCCATGCCCAAATCTACACAAGAACAGCTTCGTTTTCATCCCTCAAATGGAAAAACCATCCGGGCAGACTTCAATGGTGGGGAGTTATCTTCTGACTTTGGCACTCTGCTGCTACGGGAAACCATTCTGCAGAGCGGTCTTATCTGCAAAATGACTGATGCCATCAATGACAGACGCCATCAATCCTATATCGACCACTCCCTGAAAGAACTTCTGGTTCAGCGGGTTCTGCAAATGGCCTGCGGCTATGAAGATGCCAACGACAGTAACCGTTTGCGTAAAGACCCTATGTTCAAACTGGCCACTGGTCGCAATCCGTTGGACAGCGATAACCATCTCGCATCAGCGCCCACTTTTACCCGGCTGGGACAATCTATGACCCGCTCCGACATTTACAGGATGGCTGAAGCATTTGTGCATCACTTTATCAGCAGTTACAAGCTGCCACCCCCGGTGATCGTTATCGATCTTGATCATACACCGGCCATTACTCATGGTGGCCAGCAGATGAACCTGTTTAATGCCAAATATCAGGACTACTGCTACTTGCCCCTGATGATTTTTGAGGGACTCAGCGGCAAGCTGATTACGGCGATTCTTCGTCCGGGGAAAACCCCAACGGGCAAGGAAAATGCAGCCATTCTCGAACGGGTCATTCGGCTGCTTCGGAAAAAGTGGCCGAAAACCCATCTACTGGTTCGGGGAGACAGCCACTTCGCTCAACCAGAGTTAATGTGGGTGGTTCAGAATGCCCCTCATTCGGATTATGTCTTGGGCAAAGGTGCAGGCCACAAAACGGCTTTGCGGCCAAAAGCCAAAGAGTTGTTGGATGAAGCGCGTCAAGCTCTGAAGGTCAAGACTGAGCTGGCAAGACTGAACAACATGCCAGAACCTGATCGGCTCAGACTTTACGGGGAAGCAGAATACCAGGCCAAGAGCTGGAAAGGTCTCGATACCCGGATAATTTACAAGGCGGAGGTCAACCAAAAAGGCGACAACCCTCGTTTCATTGTGACGTCGATGAAGGAAGCTTCTCCAGAGGTAATTTATGAAGAGCTTTACTGTCCAAGAGGACAGGATGAGAACTTCATCAAACATCTGAAAAGTGATCTGTCCGGCGACAGATTGTCCGATCAGGGCTTTTTGGCTAACCATTTGAGAATGTTTTATGCCTGTGCCGCTTATGTTTTGCACTATGAGTTAAGAACCAAGACTTTGAAAGGTACGGAGCTGGAAAAAGCGCAGCCATCAACGGTGATCATGAAGCTCTGTAAAGTTGCAGTCAAAGTGGTTGAATATAAAGACCGAATTAAACTTCATCTGCCACGTAGCTGCCCATTCAAGAGGCTTTTGCAGCATGTGACAGAAGTCTTTTACCAGATGCCGATACTTCGACCGGGGTAGCAACTTTCATAAGACTCAATCAAGGTACATAGCAACCAGATGAAAGAGCCTTGGGGCTTTCCGTTATCCTGAAATAGCAGGATTCGTTGATTAGCGTCTAATCTGTAAGCAAGTATGGGCTGCAATGTCTTTCACATGGTTAACAGAGCAACAGGCTTGCGGAAAAGTCCAAAATTAAGAGGATGGGATGGTAGTTGCTGCTTGTTTATGAAATATCCGGGCTAAGCACTGCCAGTCGAGCGATGATCGCGGGTGCCATGGTCGGTGGAGGTGCATCCATTGCAAGACACTGGCAGGCTTACAAACAGGGTGAACTGGAATCCGGCGTCCTTGTGGCTGACGCTGCTAGATCGGCTTTGCAGGTAGGCGCTGTGAGTGGTGCAACCAATTATGTTGCTGAGAAAATGGCAGGTCGCCCAGTGTTGTCAATGCTGACAGTGCTGAGTGCAGGTGCGGCTGGATTCTATTTGCTGGATCAACTTCTGGATAACAAACACAATGACCAGACATAACCCGCCTCCCGGCTATCCATATGGTTACAGTCCGTATCCTCAAGTTCCTGTAGCGCCACAGTTGGCTTCAGCAGGCGTGGTAGAGGGAGACACTTCAGCTGAAGCTTCAACCTATCAGAAACAAAACAGTAAAACCCATTTTGTGATGGGGCTGGCAGCAGGAGCTGCGGTGGCTTACTTACTAAGTAATACTCGATGCTGCAGTTTTTGATATTTGAGGGAGAGCAGGAAATGGCAGGGTGGCATAAGAGCAGACTACTACTGCAGCTCCGAATTCAAGCCTTGCGAGATTCCATCATAGCCACAGCAGCAGGTTGGAGGTAAGATCTCATAGGAACTTAATAACCGTCAAGTGTCGTATCTTGCTAATTCGCCCATTACCCGTTGTCACTGCCTTTCTGGATGCTTTGAATGATTCGCTCAAGTCCATCAATTCCTCTGCGCAGTTGAGTAGATCCCAGAAAGTGGCACTGGGCGTTTTTATCATGGGAATCGTGGTAACTAAAACTATTAACTGGGCTGCTTTTGAGCGCAGAAGCTTAGGCAGATTCAAAGCGACCCGTCTGTGCTGGATGTTTTATCAAGCAGAAATTGCATGGCAAAGCCTGCTACAGGCCAGCGTCAGAAATATTCTTCTACGCTATGGAATACAAAGTGGAACCCTTGCTATCGACGATACAGGAAAAAAGCGCACTAAAAGGACTTCAAAAATCGACGGTGCCCATAAGATAAAAGACAAATCAACAGGTGGTTATTTTAATGGGCAGGAACTGGTGTTTATGGTGCTCGTTACTGAAGTAGCTACCTTTCCAGTAGGGTTTCGCTTTTATATTCCTGACCCTGAGTTATCTGCATGGAGGAAGAAAGACAAGGCGCTCAGGAAGCAAGGCATTCAGAAAAAAGAACGACCGAACCGTCCTGAGCCAGATCATGTTCGTTACCCCACCATGCAGTCGTTGACGCTGGTTATGCTGCAAGAATTTGTTGATTCGTTTCCCAACATTACGATCAAAGCAATTCTCGCTGATGCACTGTATGGCACAGGAGACTTTATGGATAAGGCTGCGGAAATAACAGGCGGAGCCCAGGTTGTCAGCCAACTGCGCTCGAATCAGAAAGTATCCAACCGAAACCACTCGGAAGCGACTCTCAAAGCTTACTTTTCGCGCCAGAAAGGCGCTGAAACTCAACTCATAATACGCGGTGGCAAAGAAGAGCAGGTCACGATGCTGGCTGCTCGGCTGTATGTTAAGGCTCATGGGAAAAGACGTTTTGTTATTGCCCTGAAGTATGAGGGTGAAGAGGATTATCGCTATCTGGTGGCTTCAGATATGTCATGGCGGCATACCGACATAGCCAGGATTTACACCTTGAGGTGGTTGGTCGAGGTTTTCATTCAAGACTGGAAAGCTCATTGTGGCTGGAACAGGTTGAGCAAACAGCAAGGTGCTGACGGATCGCAGCGCGGCGTGATCCTGAGCCTGCTGTGCGAACACATGCTGTTACTGCACCCTGAGCAATTCGTCCTACTGAAAAACAAACAGGCCGGAATGCCCGCAGGCTGTCTGATCGAACGCCTCAATGCAGAAGCCTTGCTTGCTACGGTGAAATCAGTGGTTGAATCGGAAGATCCAGATACCGAGCTTAAGGCTCTGGCCTTAGCCTTAGAGCATACTTTGCCCAAGCGGGAGTCGAGCAGGCATATGGCTGGTAGAGACCTGGGAGAACAAAAGGCAACTGACTCACTCAAAGCACACGCCCGGAAGTTTAAACTTTTAGATGCAGCTTAGAATCGAGATAAATACGTTACTTGTTTAGGTAAAACTGCAGCATCGAGTAATAAGAAATTTAAAGAAAGTGTTGCTGCAACCGGATCAAAAGCCTGGTCAGCAGTACGGGGGGAAGTTGAAGAACTAAAAGAGCGTCTTGAGGATACTCAGGCCGAGCTGGAGTACTATCGTAATTTGCACAAAGGCGAAGAATGAGCGGAGTTGAGGTTAAACATCACCTCCCCGGTCGCATTCGTTTTAAAGTGTCTGCTTTACGACAGTTTCCTGGCACAGGTGCATGGATCAAAAAGAGTCTGTTCTGTATTCAGGGCTTACACGACATTCGAGTCAATGAATTATCTTGCTTCATTGTCGTTCAGTATGACGCTCAGCTACTAACACCTGAAACTCTTACTGTCCGGCTGGTTCAGCTAGACCTGCAACAGGCAGAAACTGCTGGGGCAGAACACGAATTAACCCGTGGTGATGTTGTCATGAACGTCATCGGAACGCTGGCTGCTGCCATGCTCCCTGATAAATGGGGAGCATTGACAACCACTGGTTTAATCACACCAACCTTACTGGATGGTGTTTCAGACCTGAAAGAAGGGCGAATCACTGTTGCTGTTCTGGATGCTATAGCAGTTGGACTCTCGACCTGGCGCAGAGACTACAGAACTGCCATGATGACCCAGACTTTGATCAGTCTTGGCGAGTACATGGAGCAAAAGACCTGCCGTAATAGTGATCGGCTATTGGCCGATTTGATGCGCCCAAAAGACAGTGAAGTCTGGAGAGTTAACTCTGATGGTTCCTGTGAATCGGTTTATTCCAGTCAGCTGGCAACAGGCGATTTGATTGAGTTATCTCCGGGGGCAGCGATACCAGCTGATGGCATAGTCATGTCGGGCACAGCACTTATTAACCAGTCCTCCCTTACTGGCGAGAATGTCCCTGTTCCCCGGGATGAAAAGGCCTGGGTCTATGCCGGTACCAGTGTTCAGGAGGGAACCATCAGGGTACGCGTTGAAAAAAACGGGTAGTGAATCGACTACCGCCAAAATTGCCAAACTGATTTATGACTCCCTGAGTGAAAAGAGTGAAACTCAACAGGTAACTCATAACATGGCGCAGCGGCGGATTAGAATCACACTGACGATAGGCGCGGCTGTTTTTGCTTTAACTCAGGATATCAGTCGCGTGGCGTCAGTTTTTCTGGTGGATTATTCATGCGCACTGAAGCTCAGTACGCCAGTAACATTCAAGTCTATTATGTATCGTGCCGCCCAAAATGGCATTCTGCTGAAAGGTGGTCGTTCTATTGAAAAGCTGGCAAATATTGATATCTGCGTTTTTGATAAAACCGGAACCCTCACCTACAGAGATATGGAAGTCACTGATGTTGTGTCTTTATGTCAAAATAACTCTGGACGTGATCTTCTTGCCCTTGCGGCATCTGTAGAAGAACACAGTAGTCATCCTCTGTCTCAGGCCATTGTCAATGCGGTGAGACATCATCAGCTGCCACATATTGAACATGGAGAAGTGGAATACATTATTCTCACGGTTTGAAGACCAGTCTGAACGATCATTGTCTTGTGATGGGCAGTCGGCACTTTCTTGAGGTTTATGAAGCAGTGAATTTTTCAGCCTTTGAGGATGAAATCGTTAAGTATGAACAGATGGGACGTCATCTGATCTTTATTTCGCATCAGAAACAGCTTATCGGAATGATCGGCTTAAGGGATCATCTTCGGGAGGATGTAGTAGAGACACTCAGCCAGCTGCGTAAACTGGGGATAAAGGAACTGATAATGATCTCCGGAGACCAGACTTGTAAGGCAAACCGTTTAGCTGATGAGTTACAGCTGGATAAAGTTTTTGCCGAAGCGACACCCGACAGTAAGTCGGTAATTATCGAAGGGCTAAAACAGTCTGGAAAAACGGTTCTGTTTGTAGGGGATGGGGTTAATGATACGCCTGCTCTTTCCATGGCTGATGTCGGGATTGCTATGTGCGATGGCACAGAGCTGGCTCGACAAACTGCAGACGTCGTACTGTTAAAAGACAGCCTTCTGAGTGTGGCAGAAACAGTGAAACTGGCGAACATTGCATGGCTACGATTAATAGCAATATCAAACTGACTGAGTATATAAACAGTGGAATTATGCTGTCGGCAGCAATGGGCTGGCTTAGCCCGGCCGCGAGTGCCCTGTTGCATAATGGAACCACGCTGGCAATTCTTAGTCGTTCAGCGGCTCTGAAAAATCGAGTTCTTATTGATAAATCGTAATAATGAGTCTGACAGCAATCATTCCGTCCTAAAGCATTTATAGTTAATGGACGCCGACATTATTGTGGGGAATCAACTACGCTGTGATTTACAGGCAAGATCTGTCAATCAATCAGGAGGCAAATGATGGCTGACAATAAAGTACTTGTTATCACAGGTGGCTCCAGTGGCATAGGCGCTGAAACCGCCCGTCATGCAGTTAATGTTGGCTGGCAGGTTGTCATTGCCGGTCGTCGTCTTGAAGCATTGCAGGCATTAAGTGATGAGCTGGGGGGCAGGGAAAAAGCGTACCCTGTCGTTTGTGATGTTGCTTCCTGGGACGATCAGCAGAAGCTGATGCAGGTTGCCAGAGAACACTTTGGTTGTATAGATGCTGTCTTTGCCAATGCAGGTATTGGCGGTACGCCCGGCGGATTCAGTGGTGCAGATCCTTTGCAGTGGAAGGATATGTTGCTCACCAATGTGTATGGTGTTGGCTTGACCCTGCGGGCCAGCCTTGATGATCTCAGAAAAAACAAAGGACATGTTGTGCTGATGAGTTCAGCAGCAGGTCGCCTGCATCTGGCGGGTTCGATGTACGGTGCCAGTAAGTGGGCTGTCACTGCTATTGGTCACAATTTGCGGGAAGAATTAAAAGGGACGGGTGTCAGAACCACCATTATTGAACCCGGTGTGGTAGATACGCCCTTTTTTGATGAGTCAAAGCCGCATGGTTTGAAAGCTGAAGATATTGCCCGTTCTGTGGTATTTGCCCTGTCTCAGCCGGATGGCGTAAACCTGCATGAGATGACGATTTATCCCACCGAAAGCGCATTTTGAGAGCAGGGAGCCGACAAGGCTCCCGCTATCTGAGCAGAAGAGACATTAGCCGAGAAATGCCTTATACGCTTTATTGTTGGTTTCTTCACAGTAGTGATAACCAATTTCATCAAGAAAACCACTGACGTGTATTCGTTCTTCTGGAGGTACATCCAGTCCGACAGCAACACGACCGTAAGCTGCACCATGATTGCGATAATGGAACATGCTGATGTTCCAACGTTTACCTAACTTGTTCAGAAAGTTCAGAAGAGCACCCGGGCGTTCGGGAAATTCAAAGCTATAGACCACTTCATTTTCAACGGCATTACTGTGTCCGCCCACCATATGACGAACGTGTAATTTTGCCATTTCATTATCGGTAAGGTTTTCAACCGGATAACCTTTGTCGCGTAATTCGTTGATAAGGTTATCGATAGGCATCTGGTCAGGATGTACCTGAACACCGACAAATATACTGGCATTGATAGGGTCGTGATAACGATAGTTAAACTCGGTGACGTTTCGTTTACCCAGTGTTTCGCAGAAGGTTTTAAAGCTTCCCGGGCGTTCAGGAATAGTGACTGAGATAATCGCTTCACGCTTTTCGCCCAGCTCGGCCCGTTCTGACACATAGCGAAGGCGGTCGAAATTAACATTGGCACCTGAGTCAATGGCCATTAATGTCTGCTGTTGAACACCTTCCAGCTCAACGTATTTTTTCAACCCGGCAACGGCGGTTGCACCGGCTGTTTCACAGATCGAACGGGTGTCATCGAAGATGTCTTTGATGGCCGCGCAGATTTCATCGGCGCTGACGGTAATTACCTGATCAATGTGCTCTCTGCACAGTTTGAAGGTTTCCTCGCCAATTTGTGCCACAGCTATACCATCAGCAAAGATTCCGACGTGGGGTAACACCACTCGTTCGCCAGCTTCCAGCGCGGCTTTCAGGCAAGCGGATTCTTCATATTCAACCCCAATGACCTTAATGTCAGGGCGCAGATACTTGATGTAGGTGGCAATACCGGCAGCCAGACCGCCACCGCCTACGGGAACAAACACGGCGTCCAGAGGGCCGGTATGCTGGCGCAGGATTTCCATACCAATGGTGCCCTGTCCGGCGATGGTGTCAGGGTCATCGTAAGGGTGGATAAAGGTGTAGCCATGTTGCTCAACCAGCTCCAGTGCGTGCTGCAATGCCTGGTCAAAAGCATCGCCGTGCAGAATGACTCTGGCGCCTCTCGCCTTGCAGGATCGAACCTTTATTTCCGGGGTGGTGGTGGGCATAACAATAATGGCCTCAATGCCCAGTTTTTTGGCCGCCAGTGCCACCCCCTGAGCATGGTTACCTGCTGAGGCAGCAATAACACCACGATTTTTTTCTTCAATACTGAGCTGGGCGATTTTGTTGTAGGCCCCACGAATTTTGAAAGAAAACACAGGCTGCAGGTCTTCCCGTTTAAGGAGGACGTTGTTGTCCAGTCGCTCGCTCAGAAACGGCGCTGGATGGACAGGCGTTTCCACCGCGACATCGTAGACCCTGGCTTCCAGAATCTTTCTTATATAGTGGTGAGGCATTTTGTTCTGCTATTTATACTGACTTTTTTTGGATTTTCATTACTTTTCGGCATTCTAAAGGAAATCAGCCGGAATTGAGTAGTATAATTCTTATTTTCCCCGTGTCTCATGCTGTTAAGGTAACGTAATGACTCAGGACGAACTGAAGAAAGCAACGGCTGAAGCTGCCCTGGAACGTATTCTTCCGCATCTGGAAGAGGACATGATCATTGGTATTGGTACAGGCTCTACCGCCAACTTCTTTATTGATGCTCTGGCAGAACACAAAGCGAAGTTTGACGGCTGTGTTGCCAGCTCTGAAGCCTCAGCTGATCGCCTGAAAGGTCACGGCATTCCTGTTTATGACCTCAACAGTGTTTCCAGCCTTCGTTTTTACATCGATGGTGCTGATGAAGCCAATGAACACCTGCACCTGATCAAAGGTGGTGGTGCTGCACTGACTCGCGAAAAGATTGTTGCTGCCGTTTCCGAGGAGTTTATCTGCATCGCTGATGGCAGCAAGAAGGTTGATGTACTTGGACAGTTCCCGCTGCCGGTTGAAGTGATTCCGATGGCACGCAGTTATGTGGCTCGCGAGTTGGTTAAGCTGGGTGGTGATCCGGTTTATCGTGAAGGTGTGCTCACCGATAATGGCAATGTCATTCTGGACGTCTGGAATATGCAGATTACCGACGCTGTTGCCACGGAAGATAAAATTAACCAGATTGTGGGTGTGGTCACTAATGGTTTGTTTGCTGCACGCGCTGCCAATGTGTTGTTATTGGGTACTGAAGAAGGTGTAGAAACCATTACGGTTTAATCATCATAAACGGCTGGTTAAATCGGCCGTTTTTTCAATCTTGTTGTGTGACTGAAATCAGAAGACGCTGGCAAAGAAAAAGTGCAGGGCGGCAATCACACTGCCGAATGAAAGAGATAAGATGACGAGTTCATTAAGTTCAAGATTGTACTTCTCTTTTTTCATGTCCATAGTACTTCTCCCTCTACGACAAGCTTGCGGCGTTGAGCGGTTCTGTTTTAGTTAGTTTCCTCTTTTAAAGCCTGTTTCAATTT
Above is a window of Endozoicomonas montiporae CL-33 DNA encoding:
- a CDS encoding Tn3 family transposase, which encodes MDNLIISFCYRMRTIIDAGKVHASTEQMEHSSKVVTDFPKLAKFLKWFPARNSNLTQEELNAIAYGILPKEQFSVLAEFLDGESFDKKAALWEYYAKSSRIFSLYLRPIFLTVTFEYFRESIHISSLMDVLKSHYASGKSPSKLEICDDLGLTVPKSMVRYLKRKPTDTHLDPYLFEFYVYQKIYHEIDRGRLYCNDSVSYCDINTDLIDDSLVDDAEAIAAEFGYPKIPIYCDQRLDEALQELNDAWIRTTDNIQENKNPGFNIRKTRTGQQRWSLLYDSSEKLDDAFFKSLPKAEIANIVMFIGDRIGMWDSFTHMKDRYTKRKNPLPLVINACLLSEAFGFGALKMADMSDLELNQLRSIREDFVRVDTLCAANDIVSNHIHSLPIFRQWEGVLPN
- a CDS encoding transposase; this encodes MLIRPLPVVTAFLDALNDSLKSINSSAQLSRSQKVALGVFIMGIVVTKTINWAAFERRSLGRFKATRLCWMFYQAEIAWQSLLQASVRNILLRYGIQSGTLAIDDTGKKRTKRTSKIDGAHKIKDKSTGGYFNGQELVFMVLVTEVATFPVGFRFYIPDPELSAWRKKDKALRKQGIQKKERPNRPEPDHVRYPTMQSLTLVMLQEFVDSFPNITIKAILADALYGTGDFMDKAAEITGGAQVVSQLRSNQKVSNRNHSEATLKAYFSRQKGAETQLIIRGGKEEQVTMLAARLYVKAHGKRRFVIALKYEGEEDYRYLVASDMSWRHTDIARIYTLRWLVEVFIQDWKAHCGWNRLSKQQGADGSQRGVILSLLCEHMLLLHPEQFVLLKNKQAGMPAGCLIERLNAEALLATVKSVVESEDPDTELKALALALEHTLPKRESSRHMAGRDLGEQKATDSLKAHARKFKLLDAA
- a CDS encoding HAD family hydrolase produces the protein MKKTGSESTTAKIAKLIYDSLSEKSETQQVTHNMAQRRIRITLTIGAAVFALTQDISRVASVFLVDYSCALKLSTPVTFKSIMYRAAQNGILLKGGRSIEKLANIDICVFDKTGTLTYRDMEVTDVVSLCQNNSGRDLLALAASVEEHSSHPLSQAIVNAVRHHQLPHIEHGEVEYIILTV
- a CDS encoding IS1380 family transposase yields the protein MPKSTQEQLRFHPSNGKTIRADFNGGELSSDFGTLLLRETILQSGLICKMTDAINDRRHQSYIDHSLKELLVQRVLQMACGYEDANDSNRLRKDPMFKLATGRNPLDSDNHLASAPTFTRLGQSMTRSDIYRMAEAFVHHFISSYKLPPPVIVIDLDHTPAITHGGQQMNLFNAKYQDYCYLPLMIFEGLSGKLITAILRPGKTPTGKENAAILERVIRLLRKKWPKTHLLVRGDSHFAQPELMWVVQNAPHSDYVLGKGAGHKTALRPKAKELLDEARQALKVKTELARLNNMPEPDRLRLYGEAEYQAKSWKGLDTRIIYKAEVNQKGDNPRFIVTSMKEASPEVIYEELYCPRGQDENFIKHLKSDLSGDRLSDQGFLANHLRMFYACAAYVLHYELRTKTLKGTELEKAQPSTVIMKLCKVAVKVVEYKDRIKLHLPRSCPFKRLLQHVTEVFYQMPILRPG
- a CDS encoding ISKra4 family transposase — protein: MPAQVISSENNETQILITIQHGDSMLDFETALQGSLNEAGVLGVEKQLEAMDTDGSPIKVGGITMSSKHKKEPKVYETSWGSAKLARYVYQSSQGGETFCPLDQNARIIVNSTPAFARLVSWKYAQMAAPQVEEDLLQNHGRKSSRSTLRDLADVVASIAQAKEEKWAYDIPDLPKAVKTIGIGLDGANLLYYEGYREAMCGTISLYDDEGERLHTIYCAEAPEYGKGTFKSRFSREINKVKARYPDAVYVGIADGAADNWTFLEPFTTVQVLDFYHVSEYVAGAAEALYPGKKASQERHAWLKQKLHDLKHEKGAAKRLQEELDSAKPGNNRTASLEKLISARTYFKNHWHQMIYPQAREQNLPIGSGVTEAGCKTLVKQRMCRSGMRWKEQGASMLLTLRALVCTSGSWNAFWSKMSRYGFPVTHNLPPVH
- a CDS encoding HAD-IC family P-type ATPase, whose protein sequence is MKTSLNDHCLVMGSRHFLEVYEAVNFSAFEDEIVKYEQMGRHLIFISHQKQLIGMIGLRDHLREDVVETLSQLRKLGIKELIMISGDQTCKANRLADELQLDKVFAEATPDSKSVIIEGLKQSGKTVLFVGDGVNDTPALSMADVGIAMCDGTELARQTADVVLLKDSLLSVAETVKLANIAWLRLIAISN
- a CDS encoding HMA2 domain-containing protein; translation: MSGVEVKHHLPGRIRFKVSALRQFPGTGAWIKKSLFCIQGLHDIRVNELSCFIVVQYDAQLLTPETLTVRLVQLDLQQAETAGAEHELTRGDVVMNVIGTLAAAMLPDKWGALTTTGLITPTLLDGVSDLKEGRITVAVLDAIAVGLSTWRRDYRTAMMTQTLISLGEYMEQKTCRNSDRLLADLMRPKDSEVWRVNSDGSCESVYSSQLATGDLIELSPGAAIPADGIVMSGTALINQSSLTGENVPVPRDEKAWVYAGTSVQEGTIRVRVEKNG